A single region of the Sulfitobacter geojensis genome encodes:
- the gyrA gene encoding DNA gyrase subunit A: MNDTPETPDNNDENLPAPYVYDGPQVTIEHEMRTSYLDYAMSVIVSRAIPDLRDGLKPVHRRILYAMYETGNTHDKSYRKSARPVGDVMGQYHPHGDSAIYDALVRMAQDFSMSLPLLDGQGNFGSMDGDNAAAMRYTEVRMDKPASYLLADIDKDTVDFQDNYDGKQQEPTVLPARFPNMLVNGAGGIAVGMATNIPPHNLGEVIDACLALIEEPDLTSEQLIDYIPGPDFPTGGIMLGRSGARKAYLEGRGSVVIRSKTRVEEIRKDRWAIVIDEIPYQVNKATMIERIAEAARDKKIEGIAHVQDESDRSGVRVVVELKRDATAEVVMNQLFRFTPMQTYFGCNMLALNGGRPETLTLRRFLTCFLDFREEVVARRTAYLLRKARDRSHILCGLAVAVTNIDEVVATIRSSADAAEAREKLMTRRWPAQDILPYIALIDDPTHTANEDGTYNLSEIQARAILELRLQRLTQIGVKEVTDELEELAGKIKEYLEILGSRERIMGIISDELQECKDLFAVPRRTEIVDWSGDMDDEDLIAREDMVVTVTSGGYIKRTPLIDFRSQRRGGKGVSGMATKEEDVVTTLFVANTHTQLLFFTTDGMVYKLKTWRLPAGGRTSKGKAIVNILPIPTGVSIAAIMPVDRDEKEWDDLQVVFATSAGTVRRNKLSDFTNVMRNGKIAMKFEDEHAETTLINARIASNEDDVMLVTDSGRAIRFPATDVRVFNSRASVGVRGIKLNGDDKVVSMSIIRHFDATSDERAAYLKMRRAMAGIADDADTGTDEEVDPNATIDQARYAEMSAAENLLLTITAQGSGKLSSSHDYPVRGRGGLGVTAMDKAMRGGQIVASFPVELDDQIMLATSKGQSIRVPIEGISFRSRSAGGVKVFDTGKGEVVVSVAWIADQGDEEGTATDAE; encoded by the coding sequence GTGAACGACACGCCAGAAACACCTGATAACAATGATGAAAACCTGCCTGCTCCCTACGTCTATGACGGGCCGCAGGTTACCATCGAGCACGAGATGCGTACGTCCTATCTGGATTATGCCATGTCGGTCATTGTGAGCCGTGCCATTCCCGACCTGCGCGACGGTCTGAAACCGGTTCACCGGCGCATTCTGTATGCCATGTACGAAACCGGAAACACCCACGACAAAAGCTATCGCAAGTCGGCGCGTCCCGTCGGAGATGTGATGGGTCAGTATCACCCGCATGGTGACAGCGCGATCTATGACGCACTTGTGCGTATGGCGCAGGATTTCTCGATGTCTCTGCCGTTGCTCGACGGGCAAGGCAACTTTGGCTCCATGGACGGCGATAACGCGGCCGCCATGCGCTATACCGAAGTGCGTATGGACAAGCCTGCGTCATACTTGCTGGCCGATATCGACAAAGATACAGTCGATTTTCAGGACAACTACGACGGCAAGCAGCAGGAACCGACGGTCCTCCCTGCCCGTTTCCCGAACATGCTGGTCAACGGTGCTGGCGGTATCGCGGTTGGTATGGCGACGAACATTCCGCCGCATAACCTTGGCGAAGTCATTGACGCCTGCCTTGCGCTGATCGAAGAGCCTGATCTGACTTCCGAGCAGTTGATCGACTATATTCCCGGCCCCGATTTCCCCACCGGCGGCATCATGCTGGGCCGTTCCGGTGCGCGCAAAGCCTACCTTGAAGGACGCGGCAGCGTCGTCATCCGCTCCAAAACGCGGGTCGAGGAAATTCGCAAGGACCGCTGGGCGATTGTCATCGACGAGATCCCCTATCAGGTGAACAAAGCCACAATGATCGAACGCATTGCCGAAGCGGCACGCGACAAGAAGATCGAAGGCATCGCGCATGTTCAGGATGAATCCGACCGTAGCGGCGTGCGGGTCGTCGTTGAGCTGAAGCGCGACGCGACTGCCGAAGTCGTGATGAACCAGCTGTTCAGGTTCACACCGATGCAAACCTATTTCGGCTGTAACATGCTGGCGTTGAATGGTGGCCGCCCCGAGACGCTGACACTGCGCCGTTTCCTGACCTGTTTCCTCGACTTCCGCGAAGAAGTTGTTGCGCGCCGCACTGCATATCTGTTGCGCAAAGCACGCGATCGCAGCCACATCCTGTGTGGTCTTGCTGTGGCGGTCACGAATATCGACGAAGTTGTCGCGACCATCCGCTCCTCTGCTGATGCGGCTGAGGCGCGTGAAAAGTTGATGACCCGACGCTGGCCCGCACAGGACATCCTGCCCTATATCGCGCTGATCGACGATCCGACCCATACCGCGAATGAAGACGGCACCTATAACCTGTCCGAAATTCAGGCCCGCGCCATTCTGGAACTGCGCTTGCAGCGCTTGACACAGATCGGCGTCAAGGAAGTCACCGACGAGCTGGAAGAACTGGCCGGTAAGATCAAGGAATACCTTGAGATTTTGGGCAGCCGCGAGCGGATCATGGGGATCATCTCGGACGAGTTGCAGGAATGCAAAGACCTTTTCGCCGTGCCGCGCCGTACCGAGATCGTCGACTGGTCCGGCGACATGGACGACGAAGACCTGATTGCCCGCGAGGACATGGTCGTGACCGTGACTTCAGGTGGGTACATCAAACGCACGCCGCTCATCGACTTCCGCAGCCAGCGTCGTGGCGGCAAAGGTGTGTCCGGCATGGCGACAAAAGAAGAGGATGTCGTCACGACCCTTTTCGTGGCGAACACCCACACGCAGCTGTTGTTCTTCACCACCGATGGCATGGTCTACAAGCTCAAGACGTGGCGTTTGCCTGCGGGGGGGCGCACGTCCAAAGGTAAGGCGATTGTGAATATCCTTCCGATTCCGACAGGTGTTTCGATTGCCGCCATCATGCCGGTGGACCGCGACGAAAAAGAATGGGACGACCTGCAAGTGGTATTCGCCACCTCGGCAGGCACGGTACGTCGCAACAAACTGTCCGATTTCACCAACGTTATGCGCAACGGCAAGATCGCGATGAAGTTTGAGGACGAGCATGCCGAGACAACGCTGATTAACGCACGCATCGCCTCGAATGAGGATGATGTGATGCTGGTCACCGATTCAGGTCGTGCAATCCGCTTCCCTGCAACCGATGTGCGCGTGTTCAACAGCCGCGCCTCTGTCGGGGTGCGCGGGATCAAGTTGAACGGGGACGACAAGGTTGTGTCCATGTCAATCATCCGCCACTTCGACGCCACAAGCGACGAACGTGCAGCATATCTCAAAATGCGCCGCGCGATGGCGGGCATTGCTGATGATGCGGACACCGGCACTGACGAAGAAGTTGATCCAAATGCGACCATTGATCAGGCGCGCTATGCGGAAATGTCAGCGGCGGAAAACCTGTTGCTGACGATCACCGCGCAAGGGTCGGGCAAGTTGAGTTCAAGCCACGACTACCCTGTGCGGGGACGTGGTGGTTTGGGTGTCACCGCCATGGACAAGGCGATGCGCGGCGGGCAGATCGTTGCGAGCTTCCCTGTAGAACTGGATGACCAGATCATGCTGGCCACGTCCAAAGGCCAATCCATCCGCGTGCCGATCGAGGGGATTTCCTTCCGTTCGCGCAGCGCCGGCGGGGTCAAGGTGTTTGATACGGGCAAGGGCGAAGTTGTGGTCAGCGTCGCGTGGATCGCAGATCAGGGTGACGAAGAGGGCACAGCCACCGACGCAGAGTAA
- a CDS encoding usg protein: MTPSETELMLKGYGLTTAEFFYHMPDYTHVLNSYIWQDYDLAPDHPKLFEFVEFWQSKLDGPLHSVRFTHRKLIGAGEWQNQVGEFTLH; this comes from the coding sequence ATGACCCCATCAGAAACCGAGTTGATGCTTAAGGGCTACGGGCTGACCACGGCAGAGTTTTTTTATCACATGCCCGATTATACCCATGTGCTGAACAGCTATATCTGGCAGGACTATGATCTGGCACCGGACCATCCGAAACTGTTTGAATTTGTCGAATTCTGGCAAAGCAAACTGGACGGACCGTTGCATTCGGTGCGTTTTACCCATCGCAAACTGATTGGCGCGGGGGAGTGGCAAAATCAGGTTGGCGAATTCACCCTGCACTAA
- a CDS encoding DUF2855 family protein, protein MQRILVDQQKITAVTQDESAPADLQPNEVRIALESYALTANNVTYAASGFAIGYWQFFPSGVPGQGIVPVWGIGKVVESRNEMLAEGTRLYGFYPMAESLVITPEVSARGNVTDVAAHRVDLPAVYNNYVPVGETTPDQDHIRALLQPLLATSYLLSDWLEDNAYFGAKQVIVGSASSKTGLGLCKYLAEHKDRDFTIVGLTSARNRSFVQGLGACDQVLSYDEIDQLAHQPSVYVDMSGNAAVKAALHKHLAAELKHSAAVGISHWDAFNPTVALEGVKPEFFFAPAQIAKRRKEWGAGEIDRRITEAFLRLANEASDWLSVKVHNGMDAAPEVYTALATGKADPREGHVIRLL, encoded by the coding sequence ATGCAGCGTATACTGGTCGACCAACAAAAGATCACCGCCGTCACGCAGGACGAAAGCGCACCCGCCGACCTGCAACCGAACGAAGTGCGCATCGCGCTGGAAAGCTATGCGCTGACGGCCAATAACGTCACCTATGCGGCGTCCGGTTTCGCGATTGGATATTGGCAGTTCTTCCCCAGTGGCGTGCCGGGGCAGGGGATCGTGCCGGTTTGGGGCATCGGAAAGGTCGTCGAAAGCCGCAACGAGATGTTGGCAGAAGGCACGCGGCTTTACGGTTTCTATCCCATGGCTGAATCGCTGGTGATCACCCCTGAAGTGTCAGCGCGCGGCAATGTTACCGATGTCGCCGCGCATCGCGTTGACCTGCCTGCCGTCTACAACAACTATGTCCCTGTGGGCGAGACAACCCCAGATCAGGACCATATCCGCGCCCTGCTGCAACCCTTGCTGGCGACATCGTACTTGTTGTCCGATTGGCTGGAGGACAACGCATATTTCGGCGCAAAACAAGTGATTGTGGGCAGCGCCTCCTCCAAAACCGGTCTGGGACTGTGCAAATATCTGGCCGAGCATAAGGATCGTGATTTCACCATCGTGGGGCTGACCTCCGCGCGTAATCGCAGCTTTGTTCAAGGACTGGGTGCCTGTGATCAGGTGTTGAGCTATGATGAAATCGACCAACTGGCGCATCAACCGTCGGTCTATGTTGATATGTCGGGCAATGCCGCGGTTAAGGCCGCGTTGCACAAACATCTGGCGGCGGAATTAAAGCATTCAGCGGCCGTCGGGATCAGCCACTGGGATGCGTTTAATCCGACAGTCGCGCTGGAGGGCGTGAAACCGGAGTTCTTTTTCGCCCCCGCCCAGATCGCCAAACGTCGCAAGGAATGGGGCGCCGGTGAAATCGACCGCCGCATCACGGAGGCATTCCTGCGCTTGGCCAATGAGGCCTCTGACTGGCTAAGCGTCAAGGTGCACAACGGGATGGACGCCGCCCCGGAGGTGTACACGGCCCTCGCGACAGGCAAAGCCGATCCGCGCGAGGGGCATGTGATCCGATTGCTTTAA
- a CDS encoding radical SAM protein produces the protein MKDLDVTGATANSGKFQDPALTAKGEARATVALSNPQTLWFNTGTLCNIECVNCYIASSPSNDALVYITADEVRDYLDQIETRSWPVREIAFTGGEPFMNPQMIDITEASLARGYDVLILTNAMRPMMRKSMQAGLLRLNAAYPGKLTLRISVDHHRADLHDAERGEGAFDKTLTGMKWLRDNGFTMAVAGRSVFGDSDAESRAGYAAFYGEHGLDIDANDPAMTVLFPEMDESVEVPEITTACWGILDKSPDAVMCASSRMVVKRKGAEKPAVLACTLLPYSAEFELGNSLQEAEQDVALNHPHCAKFCVLGGASCSA, from the coding sequence ATGAAAGATCTGGACGTCACCGGTGCCACCGCCAATAGCGGCAAGTTTCAGGACCCTGCCCTGACCGCCAAAGGCGAAGCACGGGCAACCGTTGCTTTGAGTAACCCGCAGACGTTGTGGTTCAACACCGGCACCCTGTGCAATATCGAATGTGTGAACTGCTATATCGCGTCCAGCCCCAGCAATGATGCGCTTGTCTATATTACGGCTGACGAGGTGCGCGACTATCTTGACCAGATCGAAACGCGGAGCTGGCCCGTCCGCGAAATCGCGTTCACCGGCGGCGAGCCCTTTATGAATCCGCAGATGATCGACATCACCGAAGCGTCGCTGGCACGTGGTTATGACGTGTTGATCCTGACAAACGCCATGCGCCCGATGATGCGAAAATCCATGCAGGCCGGGCTGTTGCGGCTGAATGCGGCCTATCCGGGCAAGTTAACGTTGCGTATTTCTGTCGATCACCATCGCGCCGATCTGCATGATGCGGAACGTGGTGAGGGGGCGTTTGACAAGACCCTGACCGGCATGAAATGGCTGCGCGATAACGGGTTTACGATGGCTGTGGCGGGGCGATCTGTCTTTGGCGACAGTGACGCCGAAAGCCGCGCCGGCTACGCCGCTTTTTACGGCGAACACGGGTTGGATATTGACGCGAATGACCCGGCGATGACGGTACTTTTCCCCGAAATGGACGAATCCGTCGAAGTGCCCGAAATTACCACCGCGTGTTGGGGCATTCTGGATAAATCCCCCGATGCAGTGATGTGTGCGTCTTCGCGTATGGTCGTGAAACGCAAAGGCGCGGAGAAACCGGCGGTTCTGGCCTGCACGCTGTTGCCCTATTCGGCGGAATTCGAACTGGGCAACAGCTTGCAAGAGGCGGAACAGGACGTCGCGCTGAACCACCCCCATTGCGCCAAGTTCTGCGTTTTGGGCGGCGCGAGCTGTTCGGCCTGA